In Gimesia sp., a single genomic region encodes these proteins:
- a CDS encoding thioredoxin-like domain-containing protein, giving the protein MPGKQAFLKQLYLLTVLLVAWMTVCGSGLSAVHADEKSPAPAKKQTEEKTDTESGPVMKNPFPNRPPAPSLDGGTEWLNTSGEITLKDLRGKVVLIDFWTYCCINCMHVLPDLAYLEKKYPNELVVIGCHSAKFDNEKETDNIRRAIQRYEIKHPVINDSNMTVWRKYGVRAWPSMVLIDPEGNYCGHISGEGNRELLDKVLEQVIAYHRAKGTLDETPVHFELESTKLKPTPLKFPGKLLADEAHNRLFISDSNHNRIVVSSLDGKLLDVIGSGQIGNKDGDYKTAAFDHPQGMALVGNTLYVADTENHLIRKIDLDQKQVSTLAGTGEQARTRTPGGKLRTTALNSPWALAEIDGTLYICMAGPHQIWSHKLGSDEIGVYAGSGREDITNGPLDTSAFAQTSGIAVDGDIFYVVDSEGSAVRKVDTKQGTVSTIAGTSDLERGRSLFEFGDKDGIGDKARLQHPLGVLFDNGRLFIADTYNHKLKTIDLKTNEVKTFLGTGKDGNSLKPAEFSEPSGLAKVGNRLFVADTNNHRICVVNLDNDQVSEFKVQGLTPPELPKTSGDSFAATSAAALNASAQTVAAGKPIKVTVTPKLPTDYKLSPLAPIKFSLKAADASGETVATGKGTVKGDQLVLELPALDAASGAYLLNLRFGYCRDGVGGLCKQHSTQWKLPLQIQQAAKNSQISLSLDLSQD; this is encoded by the coding sequence ATGCCGGGAAAGCAGGCTTTTCTGAAACAACTCTACCTCCTCACCGTACTTCTTGTAGCATGGATGACTGTCTGCGGATCAGGATTGTCGGCAGTCCACGCAGATGAGAAGTCGCCCGCACCAGCCAAAAAGCAGACAGAAGAAAAAACAGATACAGAGTCCGGGCCGGTAATGAAAAATCCGTTCCCGAATCGTCCGCCGGCACCCAGCCTCGATGGTGGGACCGAATGGTTAAATACTTCGGGTGAGATCACTCTTAAGGACCTGCGGGGAAAAGTCGTTCTCATCGACTTCTGGACCTACTGCTGCATCAACTGCATGCACGTTCTGCCCGATCTGGCTTACCTGGAAAAGAAATATCCGAACGAACTGGTCGTTATCGGCTGTCATTCTGCAAAATTCGATAACGAAAAAGAGACCGATAACATCCGCCGGGCCATCCAGCGTTATGAAATCAAGCATCCTGTGATCAATGATTCCAATATGACCGTCTGGCGCAAGTATGGCGTGCGTGCCTGGCCTTCGATGGTACTCATCGATCCGGAAGGTAATTACTGCGGTCATATTTCAGGAGAAGGTAATCGCGAACTGCTCGACAAAGTTCTGGAGCAGGTCATAGCCTACCACCGTGCCAAGGGAACGCTCGATGAAACTCCCGTGCACTTCGAACTGGAATCGACCAAGCTGAAACCAACGCCTCTCAAATTTCCAGGCAAACTGCTGGCTGACGAAGCGCACAACAGACTCTTCATCTCAGACAGTAATCACAACCGCATTGTCGTTTCTTCCCTCGACGGGAAACTGCTGGATGTGATCGGCTCCGGCCAGATCGGCAATAAAGACGGTGATTATAAAACCGCTGCCTTTGATCATCCGCAAGGCATGGCCCTGGTCGGCAATACTCTCTATGTGGCCGATACTGAAAATCACCTGATTCGCAAAATTGATCTCGATCAAAAACAGGTATCGACTCTGGCGGGCACCGGGGAACAGGCCCGTACCCGCACGCCCGGTGGTAAACTGCGCACGACCGCGCTCAACAGTCCCTGGGCACTGGCCGAGATTGATGGCACGCTCTATATCTGTATGGCAGGCCCGCATCAGATCTGGTCGCACAAACTCGGCTCAGATGAAATCGGCGTCTACGCCGGCTCAGGGCGAGAAGATATCACCAACGGCCCCCTCGATACGTCCGCTTTTGCACAGACATCAGGCATCGCCGTTGATGGAGACATCTTCTATGTCGTCGACAGTGAAGGCTCTGCAGTCCGCAAAGTTGACACTAAGCAGGGAACCGTCAGTACCATCGCCGGAACTTCCGACCTGGAACGCGGTCGTTCCCTGTTTGAGTTCGGGGACAAGGATGGCATCGGCGATAAGGCCCGTCTGCAGCATCCCCTCGGAGTTCTGTTCGATAACGGTCGCTTGTTTATCGCAGATACTTACAATCACAAATTGAAAACCATCGACCTCAAAACGAACGAAGTCAAAACATTTCTGGGAACCGGCAAAGATGGCAATAGTCTGAAGCCTGCCGAATTTTCTGAACCGTCAGGCCTGGCCAAAGTCGGAAACCGTCTGTTCGTTGCAGATACCAATAATCACCGGATCTGTGTTGTCAATCTCGATAATGATCAGGTCAGTGAATTCAAAGTGCAGGGACTGACGCCTCCGGAATTACCGAAGACTTCTGGAGACAGCTTTGCGGCGACATCGGCAGCTGCGTTGAACGCTTCCGCACAAACCGTTGCGGCAGGAAAGCCCATCAAGGTGACGGTCACTCCCAAACTCCCCACAGACTATAAGCTTTCGCCTTTGGCCCCTATTAAGTTTTCCTTGAAAGCGGCAGATGCATCCGGAGAAACAGTCGCTACAGGGAAGGGGACCGTCAAAGGAGATCAACTGGTTCTGGAACTTCCGGCGCTGGATGCTGCCTCTGGGGCTTATCTACTGAATCTGCGCTTCGGCTACTGTCGCGATGGCGTAGGGGGCTTATGCAAACAGCATTCGACGCAGTGGAAGCTTCCGCTGCAGATACAGCAGGCAGCGAAAAACAGCCAGATCAGTCTCTCGCTGGATCTCTCTCAGGATTAA
- a CDS encoding ABC transporter permease has product MTRIIRIVRLAMKSLLLHKLRSGLTMLGIVFGVFSVIAMLAIGEGASAQAQKQVLELGATNVIVRSIKPPDEVAQTSSSARVLQYGLLRSDYKILTETLPTIVNAAPIREVDREVRFLKEAMNARVVGCTAEYMGMNHLDLAAGRFLTASDQNKLLNVAVVANEVANKLFKYENPLGKSIRIGPMFYTVVGVTKDRTASAAIGGSLSGQDYNKDVYIPIKTLQAREGDLDIKRQAGSMTAEHIELNQITLRVSDKDTVLPTAQAIRETLEQSHPRNKDYAVVVPLELLKQAEQIRMIFNVVLGSIAAISLVVGGIGIMNIMLATVTERTREIGVRRALGARQRDIIEQFLTETIVLAGSGGLIGVAFGLLTPVTFLGIQWFVQNFVMEGGTAGSDVGRMFFDLQPQIAFWSLPVAFGISVTIGILSGIYPAISAAKLDPIEALRHE; this is encoded by the coding sequence ATGACCCGTATCATTCGCATTGTCAGACTTGCTATGAAAAGCCTGCTGCTGCATAAGCTGCGGTCCGGCCTGACTATGCTGGGGATTGTGTTCGGCGTCTTCTCTGTGATCGCCATGCTGGCCATTGGAGAAGGTGCCAGTGCCCAGGCGCAGAAACAGGTACTTGAACTGGGGGCAACCAACGTCATCGTTCGCAGTATCAAACCGCCGGACGAAGTCGCACAGACATCCAGCAGCGCCCGTGTTCTACAATATGGCCTGTTACGCTCTGATTACAAAATCCTGACCGAAACTCTACCCACGATTGTCAACGCGGCTCCCATCCGTGAAGTCGATCGTGAAGTGCGTTTCCTCAAAGAAGCCATGAATGCCCGCGTCGTGGGTTGCACCGCTGAGTACATGGGGATGAATCATCTCGATCTGGCTGCAGGCCGTTTTCTGACTGCCAGCGATCAGAATAAACTGCTCAACGTCGCAGTGGTTGCCAACGAAGTCGCCAACAAACTCTTTAAGTATGAAAACCCGCTGGGGAAATCGATTCGCATCGGACCCATGTTCTACACCGTTGTGGGAGTGACGAAAGACCGTACCGCTTCTGCTGCTATCGGAGGCAGCCTCTCTGGACAGGACTATAACAAAGACGTCTACATCCCTATCAAAACCCTGCAGGCGCGTGAAGGTGACCTCGATATCAAACGGCAGGCAGGCAGTATGACGGCCGAGCATATCGAATTGAATCAGATCACCCTGCGTGTCAGTGACAAAGACACAGTACTCCCCACCGCGCAGGCGATTCGGGAAACGCTGGAGCAGTCACATCCCCGCAATAAAGATTATGCGGTTGTCGTGCCACTGGAACTGCTCAAACAGGCAGAACAGATTCGTATGATTTTTAACGTCGTGCTCGGGTCCATTGCCGCCATCAGTCTGGTGGTGGGCGGCATCGGTATTATGAATATCATGCTGGCCACCGTGACCGAACGCACCCGTGAAATTGGTGTCCGCCGCGCCTTGGGGGCCCGTCAACGGGACATCATCGAACAGTTCCTCACCGAGACGATCGTACTCGCAGGATCAGGCGGTCTCATTGGCGTCGCGTTTGGTCTGCTGACCCCCGTCACCTTTCTGGGCATCCAGTGGTTCGTGCAGAACTTCGTGATGGAAGGCGGCACTGCAGGTTCGGATGTGGGCCGCATGTTCTTCGACCTGCAGCCACAGATCGCCTTCTGGAGTCTGCCGGTTGCCTTTGGTATCTCGGTGACTATCGGAATTCTCTCCGGAATTTACCCCGCGATCTCTGCTGCCAAACTCGATCCGATCGAAGCACTCCGTCATGAGTAA
- a CDS encoding ABC transporter ATP-binding protein produces the protein MRLAAQVVDLTKFYDLGSVVVKALRGVSTDFPEGDFVAIMGSSGSGKSTLLNLLGALDRPTSGQYFLGGRDVSTLDDDELSLMRNDMIGFIFQSFNLIAQYTVLENIEVPLLYRAGYPAIGREEREWCTELARMVGLGDRLDHRPFQLSGGQQQRVSIARALVNDPQIILADEPTGNLDSATEEEIMDILHNLNGQGRTIIMVTHEPTVARQAKRQIMMKDGLIESETIQEPSFSKH, from the coding sequence ATGAGGCTGGCTGCTCAAGTTGTCGACCTCACCAAGTTTTATGATCTGGGCTCCGTGGTGGTGAAAGCGTTGAGAGGAGTCTCGACCGATTTTCCCGAAGGTGACTTCGTCGCCATCATGGGATCCTCGGGGAGTGGCAAAAGTACGCTGCTCAACCTGCTTGGTGCACTCGACCGCCCTACCAGCGGACAGTACTTCCTGGGTGGACGCGATGTCTCCACTCTGGACGACGATGAACTCTCACTGATGCGCAACGACATGATCGGCTTCATCTTCCAGTCGTTCAACCTGATTGCTCAGTATACGGTGCTGGAAAATATTGAAGTCCCCCTGCTCTACCGGGCCGGTTATCCCGCCATCGGACGTGAAGAACGCGAGTGGTGTACTGAACTCGCTCGCATGGTCGGGCTGGGAGATCGACTCGATCACCGACCGTTCCAGCTTTCCGGGGGGCAGCAGCAGCGTGTCTCAATTGCCCGGGCACTTGTCAATGACCCGCAGATTATTCTCGCTGACGAACCCACGGGTAACCTGGATTCCGCCACTGAAGAGGAAATTATGGATATTCTCCATAATCTGAATGGCCAGGGACGTACCATTATTATGGTGACTCACGAGCCCACAGTCGCCAGACAGGCCAAACGGCAGATCATGATGAAGGATGGTCTCATTGAAAGTGAGACCATTCAGGAACCCTCATTCTCCAAGCATTAA
- a CDS encoding efflux RND transporter periplasmic adaptor subunit has protein sequence MAAVVLLVPAVRTPLFSAFSSGQKKNTTYITDQATRGAFRVSVTERGQLDSLNNVTLSSKVKGFTTIISIVPEGTMVKAGELVCELDSSALVDKEKQQQIQVTQAEAELKQAEENVAIQKTQNESDASAAQLALDLAKLDLEKFQKGESQRDLNVKEGAVTKAREDLQRAEENFEFSKRIAKKGYKNQNDVEADRITVVKAEIDLEIAKEDLKVEKDYVQRRKEKELVADVDEKKLNLERVKRQGIATLAQFDARLKASQLTYEVERSELDRIREQIEACKMIAPQNGQVVYANQNSGRRGSGEDVIEEGTEVRERQAIIQLPDFSKMKVDARIHESKISMIEEGQDVDIRVDAFPEQRYAGTVDQVSSVPISSNWMRPDLKEYKATIKIVPNGADISKLKPGLTAEIEIRIEERDNVLQVPVQSVITIGDQRYIFVLTPGDKPVRRELLIGQASDTMIEVKDGVEAGEEVILNPRTHFADELIELEEKLAMDKKKAQKEGAATDAAAAGAGKGSAAGKSAGAGKKPAGGAAASGGFLQRFDKDSDGKVSKEEAPDRLKERFDSLDTNKDGFLDAGEISKLRPPSGGGGAGGPRPGGDQRS, from the coding sequence ATGGCAGCTGTAGTACTTCTGGTACCTGCAGTCCGCACGCCACTGTTCTCTGCCTTCTCCAGCGGACAGAAAAAGAACACCACATATATTACAGACCAGGCGACACGCGGTGCATTCCGTGTGTCGGTTACGGAACGCGGACAACTCGACAGTCTGAATAACGTGACCCTGTCCAGCAAAGTCAAAGGCTTCACAACCATCATCAGTATTGTTCCGGAAGGAACCATGGTCAAAGCCGGCGAACTGGTCTGCGAACTCGACTCCTCCGCGCTGGTCGATAAGGAAAAGCAGCAGCAAATCCAGGTGACACAGGCCGAGGCCGAACTCAAACAGGCTGAAGAAAATGTCGCTATCCAGAAAACTCAAAATGAAAGTGATGCCTCTGCAGCCCAGCTGGCTCTCGATCTGGCCAAACTCGATCTGGAGAAGTTCCAGAAGGGCGAATCACAGCGCGATCTGAATGTCAAAGAAGGTGCTGTCACCAAGGCTCGTGAAGATCTGCAGCGGGCCGAGGAGAACTTTGAGTTCTCGAAACGGATTGCCAAGAAAGGCTATAAAAATCAGAACGATGTCGAAGCCGACCGCATTACCGTCGTTAAAGCCGAGATCGATCTGGAAATCGCCAAAGAAGATCTCAAAGTGGAAAAAGATTATGTTCAGCGGCGGAAAGAAAAAGAGCTGGTCGCAGATGTTGATGAAAAGAAACTGAACCTGGAACGTGTGAAACGCCAGGGAATCGCCACACTGGCCCAGTTCGATGCCCGGCTCAAAGCCAGTCAGCTGACTTATGAAGTCGAACGCAGTGAACTGGACCGCATTCGCGAACAGATTGAGGCCTGCAAAATGATCGCGCCTCAGAACGGTCAGGTTGTTTACGCGAATCAGAACAGTGGCCGCCGCGGTAGCGGTGAAGACGTCATCGAAGAAGGGACGGAAGTCCGCGAGCGTCAGGCAATCATTCAACTGCCCGACTTCTCCAAAATGAAAGTCGATGCCCGGATTCACGAATCGAAGATCAGCATGATCGAAGAGGGCCAGGATGTCGATATCCGCGTGGATGCCTTCCCAGAACAACGTTATGCAGGCACTGTGGATCAGGTCTCTTCCGTGCCGATCTCCTCCAACTGGATGCGTCCCGACCTCAAAGAATACAAGGCCACCATTAAAATCGTTCCCAATGGTGCCGACATTTCCAAACTCAAACCGGGCCTCACTGCAGAAATCGAAATCCGCATCGAAGAGCGGGATAACGTGCTGCAGGTTCCCGTCCAGTCGGTCATCACGATTGGCGATCAGCGTTACATCTTCGTCCTGACCCCCGGTGACAAACCTGTCCGCCGTGAGCTTCTGATCGGCCAGGCCAGCGATACCATGATTGAAGTGAAGGACGGTGTAGAAGCCGGAGAGGAAGTCATTCTCAATCCGCGAACCCACTTCGCAGATGAGTTGATCGAACTCGAAGAAAAGCTGGCGATGGATAAGAAGAAGGCACAGAAAGAAGGTGCCGCTACAGACGCTGCAGCAGCCGGAGCCGGGAAAGGTTCTGCTGCTGGAAAATCAGCAGGCGCCGGCAAGAAACCCGCCGGCGGTGCGGCAGCCAGCGGTGGTTTCCTGCAACGCTTCGACAAAGACTCGGACGGAAAAGTCTCTAAAGAGGAAGCCCCTGATCGTCTCAAGGAACGCTTTGACTCACTTGATACCAACAAGGATGGTTTCCTTGATGCCGGCGAGATCAGCAAGCTGCGTCCCCCCTCTGGTGGTGGCGGAGCGGGTGGACCTCGACCCGGGGGAGATCAGCGATCATGA
- a CDS encoding TolC family protein: MSRAKFNPQCESLRTALAVVLLAGLSLIQVGCSPTFWADQANADSYEILAEKADDPAWELPRYDVEPDPRSRFYDPYDPNHEPLPPDDPAANVYMHWLQCKKGYKSWHKFGRALSIENPDWLVQYGISPELSAEMAAAGNSLPGTELPALEEVTLQEAIDIANINSREYQFQIENLFLSALDLTFGRFQFDVKYLGVGGQNPQVDLNRRRLSNGTQELDLSSRIGVNQVLPSGAQWAVELANNTLWLFSGSNQTTSVSVLSYSLVQPLLLGAGRKVVLNNLTQDERNVLYQTRTLARFRKIFFTDTVGGGNGFLQLLQQLQVIYNERGNIKRLERQVEILRALSSQKPKVQQERLEELPDNWIIPPALVEKMEYDDESRMLSWKGEMSAEEEKMLLALSDADSYQATVNELISRIRTEVVTLDVAQLETRLAQSVNRLRSIERQYQDSLGSFKIFMGLPPDMPMSIDESLLKPFQLIDPLLPEIEQEIYDYVEVWASVYVEDWGDPNLVPPTTADMLKVVDGLEILIKKLQTDALVTLEQDIANIDMLLGQNTEGVPEDILALRKRRFETDEDRERVRQGSANDIRLYSGVRKEIQELQSRLDGLRGFLSEDNLSNDQKKKIILEMANLREDMLRISQGLQVIEIGLRVELITLEPFNMDITEAVRIGLDNRLDLMNERAFVMDTRRLMEVRSNELEAVLNVVVDGDVSTPLGKNRPLDFRGSQASLRAGVEFTAPLSLVQQRNAYRESQINYQRQRRTFMEAQDNIKFDIRRSWRQLNVLRQNFETSRVQIRLAALQYDSAVEATSDPAQAGRNQGLNLLNALSSVLDAQNSLISNWVNYEQNRLNIYRDMGIMEIDANGIWEDDFYQHRAGTIRPTNEHRQLPPEPTDSTGLTGTEDIQPVVFRPAAELNALSTENKTTAQAP, encoded by the coding sequence ATGAGTCGCGCAAAATTCAATCCCCAATGTGAATCACTCAGAACAGCCCTGGCGGTAGTTCTACTGGCGGGTCTGTCCCTGATTCAGGTCGGCTGCTCACCCACGTTCTGGGCTGATCAGGCCAATGCGGATTCGTATGAAATTCTGGCTGAAAAAGCCGACGACCCAGCCTGGGAACTTCCCCGCTACGACGTCGAGCCCGATCCGCGCAGTCGTTTCTATGATCCTTACGATCCCAATCACGAACCGCTGCCTCCCGATGACCCTGCTGCGAATGTTTACATGCATTGGTTACAGTGTAAGAAGGGTTACAAAAGCTGGCACAAATTTGGTCGCGCGCTCAGTATCGAAAACCCGGACTGGCTCGTGCAGTACGGTATCTCTCCCGAGTTAAGTGCAGAAATGGCAGCGGCCGGGAATTCGCTTCCCGGTACCGAACTGCCTGCGCTTGAAGAAGTCACGCTGCAGGAAGCTATCGACATCGCGAACATTAACAGTCGCGAATATCAGTTCCAGATTGAAAACCTCTTCCTGTCGGCTCTCGATCTGACGTTCGGCCGATTTCAGTTTGATGTGAAATATCTCGGAGTCGGCGGACAGAATCCGCAGGTCGATCTCAACCGGCGTCGTTTGTCTAACGGAACGCAGGAACTCGACCTCTCCAGTCGCATTGGTGTGAACCAGGTGCTGCCCAGTGGTGCTCAGTGGGCCGTCGAACTGGCGAATAACACACTCTGGCTGTTCTCCGGATCCAATCAGACCACTTCCGTAAGTGTGCTTTCTTACTCGCTCGTTCAGCCACTGTTACTGGGAGCGGGGAGAAAGGTCGTCCTCAACAATCTGACCCAGGATGAACGTAACGTGCTCTATCAGACACGTACCCTGGCCCGCTTCCGTAAAATTTTCTTCACCGATACCGTGGGTGGCGGCAATGGCTTCCTGCAACTGTTACAGCAGCTGCAGGTGATCTATAACGAACGCGGTAACATCAAGCGACTCGAGCGTCAGGTGGAAATTCTTCGCGCTCTGTCATCACAGAAACCCAAAGTGCAACAGGAACGCCTGGAAGAATTGCCCGATAACTGGATCATTCCTCCGGCACTCGTTGAGAAGATGGAATATGATGATGAAAGTCGGATGCTTTCCTGGAAAGGAGAGATGAGTGCTGAAGAAGAAAAAATGCTGCTGGCACTCAGTGATGCAGATTCTTACCAGGCAACCGTCAATGAACTCATCTCACGAATTCGTACCGAAGTCGTCACGCTGGATGTTGCTCAGCTGGAAACGCGGTTGGCACAATCCGTCAATCGTTTGCGTTCCATCGAACGTCAGTATCAGGACTCACTGGGCAGCTTCAAAATCTTCATGGGCTTGCCACCTGATATGCCGATGAGTATCGACGAATCACTGCTGAAACCCTTCCAGTTGATCGATCCTCTCCTGCCGGAAATTGAACAGGAAATTTACGATTACGTCGAGGTCTGGGCGAGTGTCTATGTCGAAGACTGGGGAGATCCCAACTTAGTTCCTCCCACAACAGCAGACATGCTGAAAGTTGTCGATGGTCTGGAGATACTGATCAAAAAACTGCAGACGGATGCCCTGGTAACCCTCGAACAGGATATCGCGAACATTGACATGCTGCTCGGACAAAATACCGAGGGGGTTCCTGAAGACATTCTGGCACTGCGAAAACGTCGGTTCGAGACTGATGAGGACCGGGAGCGGGTCCGCCAGGGCTCTGCCAATGATATACGTTTGTATTCAGGCGTGCGAAAAGAGATTCAGGAATTGCAGAGTCGCCTGGATGGTCTGAGGGGCTTTCTGAGCGAAGATAATCTCTCAAATGACCAGAAAAAGAAAATAATTCTGGAAATGGCCAATCTGCGGGAAGACATGCTCAGAATTTCACAGGGCTTGCAGGTGATTGAGATTGGCTTGCGTGTGGAACTCATTACCCTGGAACCATTTAACATGGATATTACCGAAGCGGTTCGCATCGGTCTGGATAATCGTCTCGACCTGATGAATGAGCGTGCTTTCGTGATGGATACCAGAAGATTGATGGAAGTGCGGTCTAATGAGCTCGAAGCGGTGTTAAATGTTGTAGTCGATGGAGACGTAAGTACTCCGCTCGGTAAAAACCGACCTCTGGACTTCCGCGGTAGTCAGGCCAGTTTGCGGGCGGGGGTTGAATTTACGGCTCCATTGTCATTAGTACAGCAGAGAAATGCCTATCGGGAATCTCAAATCAATTACCAGCGACAACGTCGTACCTTCATGGAAGCCCAGGATAACATCAAGTTTGACATCAGACGCAGCTGGCGACAGCTGAATGTGTTGCGTCAGAACTTCGAAACATCTCGGGTCCAGATCCGCCTGGCTGCGTTACAGTATGACAGTGCGGTGGAAGCTACTTCTGATCCTGCTCAGGCGGGGCGTAACCAGGGGTTAAACCTGTTAAATGCGTTATCATCGGTACTCGATGCACAAAACAGTTTAATCAGTAACTGGGTAAATTATGAGCAAAACCGACTTAACATCTATCGAGATATGGGTATTATGGAGATAGATGCCAACGGCATTTGGGAAGATGATTTCTATCAACACCGCGCGGGAACGATAAGACCTACCAATGAGCACCGCCAACTCCCCCCAGAACCAACAGACTCAACAGGACTCACTGGAACAGAAGACATCCAACCAGTCGTCTTCCGACCAGCAGCAGAACTCAATGCACTCTCCACAGAAAACAAAACGACAGCGCAGGCTCCCTAA
- a CDS encoding MarR family transcriptional regulator — MEQDHQPATISPTSEKDWRSLQHQEFVEQVDLLIRTAHMIRTALNNSFAHLEINEVRYAALKVIDAIRESGCSQSELARKLGQSESNICTLIERMESDQLVVRRQSQQDRRKRVLQVTEAGYLILERVKEYHGNVSQRLLAALTPDQRRQLTGMLQSLLKAAQVQRSQRETVHTVAESPAPYALRDIPAA, encoded by the coding sequence ATGGAACAGGATCACCAACCAGCGACCATCTCTCCCACAAGCGAGAAAGACTGGAGATCACTGCAGCACCAGGAATTTGTCGAACAGGTCGATCTTTTGATTCGCACCGCTCACATGATCCGCACGGCATTGAATAACAGTTTTGCTCACCTGGAGATTAACGAAGTCCGGTATGCCGCCTTAAAGGTGATTGATGCCATTCGCGAATCCGGCTGCTCCCAGTCGGAACTGGCACGCAAACTGGGCCAGTCTGAATCCAACATCTGCACGCTGATCGAGCGGATGGAGAGTGATCAACTGGTTGTACGCCGACAGTCTCAGCAGGATCGCCGAAAACGGGTCCTGCAGGTGACAGAAGCAGGCTACCTGATTCTGGAACGTGTCAAAGAGTACCACGGCAACGTTTCGCAACGCCTGCTGGCCGCACTCACTCCGGATCAGCGCCGTCAATTAACCGGCATGCTGCAGTCATTACTCAAAGCAGCCCAGGTTCAACGTTCGCAACGGGAAACAGTACACACCGTTGCCGAATCCCCTGCCCCTTATGCCTTACGTGATATTCCTGCCGCCTGA
- a CDS encoding sulfatase, with the protein MTRSALSRRMTPILLFTLFALINVFTPINAVHADSKPNVVVIYADDLGYGDLACFGHPTIKTPHLDQMAEEGMKFTQFYSAAPVCTPSRAALLTGRYPIRSGMCSDKRRVLFPDSGGGIPASEVTLAEAMKSAGYRTACVGKWHLGHLPQFLPTSNGFDSYFGIPYSNDMDRVADRKMGRKIFLDPKVKYWNVPLMRDKEIVEQPADQTTITKRYTEEAIKFIKQDQKQPFFLYLAHNMPHVPLFRSPAFADKSLRGLYGDVIEEIDWSVGQVLQTLRDEGLDQNTIVWFSSDNGPWLIFDAQGGSAGLLRDGKGSTWEGGMREPTLAWWPGHIPAGTVSQEQGSTMDIYTTSIKLAGGAVPTDRVVDGVDLTPVLTQSGPGPRDEMVYYRGTKLMAIRKGPWKAHFITKPAYGREPFKEHDPPVLYHLEHDPSEKYDVAKDHPEVIKELKAAAEKHRKTVKPVPSQLEIPLTQK; encoded by the coding sequence ATGACACGAAGCGCACTCAGTCGTCGAATGACCCCCATCCTTTTATTCACCCTATTCGCCCTGATTAATGTATTCACGCCAATCAATGCTGTTCATGCAGACTCAAAGCCGAATGTGGTTGTGATTTACGCGGACGATCTGGGATATGGGGATCTGGCCTGCTTCGGGCACCCTACCATTAAGACTCCCCATCTGGATCAGATGGCGGAGGAGGGTATGAAATTCACCCAGTTTTATTCTGCCGCTCCGGTCTGTACTCCCAGTCGAGCCGCTTTATTAACGGGGCGCTATCCCATTCGTTCAGGGATGTGCAGTGATAAACGCCGAGTGCTGTTTCCCGATTCAGGGGGCGGCATTCCGGCCAGTGAAGTCACACTGGCAGAAGCGATGAAATCAGCCGGCTATCGCACGGCGTGTGTCGGTAAATGGCACCTGGGTCATCTGCCTCAGTTCCTGCCGACCAGCAATGGATTTGACAGCTATTTCGGCATCCCTTATTCCAACGATATGGACCGGGTTGCCGACCGTAAAATGGGACGAAAGATCTTCCTCGATCCGAAGGTTAAATACTGGAACGTCCCCCTGATGCGGGACAAAGAAATCGTCGAACAGCCCGCCGATCAGACCACAATCACCAAACGCTATACCGAAGAAGCGATCAAGTTTATCAAACAGGATCAGAAGCAGCCGTTCTTCCTGTATCTGGCCCACAATATGCCGCATGTGCCGCTGTTCCGCTCTCCGGCATTTGCAGACAAAAGTTTGCGGGGCCTGTATGGTGATGTCATCGAAGAAATTGACTGGAGCGTCGGTCAGGTGCTGCAGACACTGCGCGATGAGGGACTGGATCAGAATACGATCGTCTGGTTTTCCAGCGACAACGGTCCGTGGCTTATTTTTGACGCACAGGGAGGCTCAGCTGGCCTGTTACGCGATGGTAAAGGGAGCACCTGGGAAGGGGGCATGCGTGAGCCGACACTGGCCTGGTGGCCCGGTCATATTCCTGCGGGAACGGTCTCCCAGGAGCAGGGGAGCACGATGGACATCTACACGACCTCAATCAAGCTGGCAGGTGGTGCTGTCCCCACAGATCGCGTTGTTGATGGTGTAGACCTGACTCCGGTTCTGACGCAGAGCGGTCCCGGCCCGCGCGATGAAATGGTTTATTATCGTGGCACAAAACTGATGGCGATCCGCAAAGGACCGTGGAAAGCACATTTCATCACCAAACCCGCTTACGGCCGGGAACCATTTAAGGAACATGATCCGCCGGTACTGTACCACCTGGAGCATGATCCTTCCGAAAAGTACGACGTCGCCAAGGATCATCCCGAGGTTATCAAAGAACTGAAAGCGGCTGCGGAGAAGCATCGCAAAACGGTAAAACCGGTGCCTTCACAGCTGGAAATTCCGCTCACTCAAAAGTGA